The following DNA comes from Castanea sativa cultivar Marrone di Chiusa Pesio chromosome 10, ASM4071231v1.
AGACCCttagttttctttgttttgtccatcacttccttttattttaaatcaacCATAAAATTTTCCCATCAAcacctaaaataatttttttttaaaagaaattttttatatttattttttgagaaacagaaaagaaagaaattgttttatatcttaaaaattagaattaaaaaggaaaaagattcGCGAAAAGGCTACAAAAATTAAGTGGGACCCTACTGTTGAGAATCTTGAGATTAGTGGTCTTCACTCTTCAATGCCCACTCAATTACAAATGGCAGCCACGTGGCTATCTTCGTTCGGTGGCAGTAGGAGGAAAACGGCGAAAATATCCAAACTGTCTTCTTCCATGAAAGAATTACCAGAACCAGAAGAACCACCGAGTTGACTCGGCAACTCAACCACTCCAAACCCCTCACTCACCAACACGTTAAGACACTCACCTGTCCATGGCCGAACCTCACTCGCTGCCCAAACAACTGTCTCTTTCCTACACACCTTCTTCAGCGTTTTCGCCAGCGCTGCCATTTCCTCCATGTCAAAGAACACGTCGGACATCAAAACCAGGTCGAAGTCGAACCCATCAAACTCGCTGGAAGACTCGTCCGATCCCCAAACGAGTTGCCTCACTTCGACTCCGTCTCCCAGCCCATTTACTTCAACGTTGTTTATGAGCCCAGGAAGGAGAGTCTCAATGTCCGTGAGCACGACTCGGCTAGCACCCAGAAGAGCCGCGGTCAAGCCTGGAAGTCCAGCTCCGGCGCCGAGCTCGAGAACGGTCTTGTCGTGGAAGTCAAAGGTGAGTCGGCCCTGAGTGGCTATCCACTCGGACAAAACCAGGGACGAGTTCCAGAGCCATGACCCGGTGAGAACTCGGCCAGTGACTGAGTCACATACATCTTCGAGTTCGTGGATTACTAGGGTCGTGTCCGCTACTTGGATTTCTCGAACACCCATTGTCTCCGACCTTCACTCTACTATTGTCTCTGTGTTTGAAACTGATTAAAGAGTCTCTTTTTAGTCATATTAACATGCTTGCCTTTTATAGtaaaatatttatgatttattacTTAGACTTAACGAGTTAATGTAGCATGTGATAGTTGTGGACCTTGTGGTTAAGCCAAGTAATTTTAGGGTTTTGGCTTGGTCTGGAGAGCTCCTGTACGTGCTGGGAGAAAAGATACGATATATATGTCCTAAAATAATGTTCACGTGTAAGTTTAGTATCTCGTAAAAGGACTAAACCAAAGCCTTACCCataattttattcttatttgTCATAAATTTAGAGTAAATCAATAACCTTATGGATTTTTTGTAACATATACTTTaagacaataaaaaatatagatgttTAGACTTGACGTAGCATATGGAATTAGCTtaattagtaaagttttttatggttaagtaaaaaatttggtatttaATCCCCACCTACATTAAAAATTGATCGTTGTTTTGGTCTGAAACTCTTATTAAATcgaactaattaatttttaaatgttttctctctctctttttctttttatcttgtcATTTTCACTCTAGTCTCAACAGAAATTTTAACTAGGTATATATGAGAGGAtgctatttatttttctgtattttaaaattaaaatttccggcaaaaaggg
Coding sequences within:
- the LOC142611594 gene encoding uncharacterized protein LOC142611594 — protein: MGVREIQVADTTLVIHELEDVCDSVTGRVLTGSWLWNSSLVLSEWIATQGRLTFDFHDKTVLELGAGAGLPGLTAALLGASRVVLTDIETLLPGLINNVEVNGLGDGVEVRQLVWGSDESSSEFDGFDFDLVLMSDVFFDMEEMAALAKTLKKVCRKETVVWAASEVRPWTGECLNVLVSEGFGVVELPSQLGGSSGSGNSFMEEDSLDIFAVFLLLPPNEDSHVAAICN